A stretch of Portunus trituberculatus isolate SZX2019 chromosome 48, ASM1759143v1, whole genome shotgun sequence DNA encodes these proteins:
- the LOC123498426 gene encoding uncharacterized protein LOC123498426, producing MRQYFTRWGAPEQLSTDGGPNLASEEMSEFLKKWGVIARLSSAQYPQSNGRAEAAVKTAKRIIRANTGSGGSLDTDKTSSLCCSTLTPAAICQQVPAQLATGRQLRDGVPTARRHYKVDRHGKDAA from the coding sequence ATGAGGCAGTACTTCACGCGATGGGGCGCCCCGGAACAGCTGTCCACTGATGGGGGGCCGAACCTGGCGAGCGAGGAAATGTCGGAATTCCTCAAGAAGTGGGGTGTCATTGCACGCCTGTCCTCAGCACAGTACCCACAGTCAAACGGGCGGGCCGAAGCAGCGGTCAAGACGGCCAAAAGAATCATCAGAGCCAACACAGGTAGCGGGGGCTCATTGGACACGGACAAAACCTCCTCGCTGTGCTGCAGTACCTTAACACCCGCTGCGATCTGTCAACAAGTCCCCGCCCAACTTGCCACCGGAAGGCAGCTGCGTGATGGCGTGCCAACGGCCCGACGACATTACAAGGTGGACAGGCACGGGAAGGACGCTGcgtga